One window of Trifolium pratense cultivar HEN17-A07 linkage group LG5, ARS_RC_1.1, whole genome shotgun sequence genomic DNA carries:
- the LOC123885972 gene encoding uncharacterized protein LOC123885972 — translation MSESSQTTKSARSTRSKAKIEYALIIKDVVPVTTVHASKPKVQSRVAEKKGKGKSVEKKKTSKVSDAISPSATEVNPKTVSDVVETIVPTGDNPSLEKLGSDAEKRDLNAMSVETEMEDTPTEQEEVETAEKEPVMEAAAEKDVETTDTTSESIDEETRTADEGTSDNEGDTQSEESNQSIPTEEPEIEADKSAGVEEEKEKDAFETLKNVLISTPINIAPD, via the exons atgtctgaatcatcgCAAACAACAAAGTCTGcacgttctactcgatcaaaggcaaAGATCGAATATGCTCTAATCATCAAGGATGTTGTACCGGTTACAACTGTTCATGCTTCCAAACCCAAAGTTCAATCAAGAGTtgctgagaagaaagggaagGGAAAATCAGTTGAGAAGAAGAAAACTTcaaaagtaagtgatgctatctcTCCATCTG CAACTGAAGTAAACCCCAAAACTGTGTCTGATGTTGTTGAAACAATCGTGCCAACCGGTGATAACCCTAGTCTAGAAAAATTGGGGTCTGATGCTGAAAAGAGGGATCTTAATGCTATGTCTGTTGaaactgagatggaagacacccCTACAGAG CAAGAGGAAGTTGAAACTGCTGAGAAAGAACCTGTGATGGAAGCTGctgctgaaaaggatgttgagacaactgacacaacatctgagtccatAGATGAAGAAACTAGAACTGCTGATGAGGGGacttctgataatgaaggggacactcagTCTGAAGAGAGCAACCAGTCCATACCCACAGAAGAACCAGAGATTGAAGCTGACAAATCTGCAGGAGTTGAggaggaaaaagaaaaggat
- the LOC123884959 gene encoding heme oxygenase 1, chloroplastic has product MASPTASLYQIQSIFHYKNNNKPLFSLSSPTHQFPSNSNFFLQRKLSLTMPRKESVIVVSATTAEKKRHPGEKKGFVEEMRFVAMRLHTKDQAKEGEKEVKEPEEKAVTKWEPTVDGYLRFLVDSKIVYDTLEKIVQDAAYPYYAEFKNTGLERSASLDKDLAWFKEQGYTIPEPSTPGLTYADYLKDLSQNDPQAFICHFYNIYFAHSAGGRMIGKKIAGQLLNNQALEFYKWDGDLSQLLQNVRDKLNKVAEEWTREEKDHCLEETEKSFKLSGEILRLILS; this is encoded by the exons ATGGCGTCACCAACAGCATCTCTTTACCAAATccaatccattttccattataaaaacaacaacaaacctTTATTCTCATTATCATCACCAACACATCAATTTCCTTCCAATTCCAATTTCTTCTTACAAAGGAAGTTATCATTGACGATGCCCAGGAAAGAATCTGTTATTGTTGTGTCGGCGACGACGGCGGAGAAGAAACGGCATCCGGGTGAGAAAAAAGGGTTTGTTGAAGAGATGAGGTTTGTGGCTATGAGGTTACATACAAAGGACCAGGCTAAGGAAGGTGAGAAAGAAGTTAAAGAACCTGAAGAGAAAGCTGTTACTAAGTGGGAACCTACTGTTGATGGTTATTTGAGGTTTCTTGTTGATAGTAAGATTGTTTATGATACTCTTGAGAAAATTGTTCAAGATGCTGCTTATCCTTATt ATGCTGAATTCAAAAATACTGGATTAGAAAGGTCTGCAAGTTTGGACAAAGATTTGGCATGGTTCAAGGAGCAAGGTTATACCATTCCCGAACCTTCAACTCCTGGTCTTACTTATGCAGACTATCTTAAAGATTTATCTCAAAATGACCCCCAAGCCTTCATTTGCCACTTTTACAACATCTACTTTGCACATTCAGCTGGGGGTCGAATGATTGGGAAGAAG ATTGCTGGGCAGTTACTTAACAACCAGGCTTTGGAGTTCTATAAATGGGATGGTGACCTTTCCCAGTTGTTGCAGAATGTTCGAGACAAACTGAATAAAGTTGCTGAA GAATGGACTCGAGAAGAGAAGGATCATTGTCTGGAAGAAACAGAAAAGTCATTCAAGCTCTCGGGAGAGATTCTGCGTTTAATTCTATCATGA